The Planococcus donghaensis genome contains a region encoding:
- the ctaF gene encoding cytochrome c oxidase subunit IVB translates to MAHDTHVHVRSQAEFEYVKRKRAEEMRGNLATFAIMIFLTLIAFTMVAAGFSVYLIVPIILLLAAIQVVLQLYYFMHMSGKGHGMVAFFMFSGMFVAFITVLTFVTIIWW, encoded by the coding sequence ATGGCACACGATACACATGTACATGTAAGATCGCAAGCAGAATTCGAATACGTTAAAAGAAAAAGAGCAGAAGAAATGAGAGGTAATTTAGCAACTTTCGCAATTATGATTTTCTTGACATTAATTGCATTTACAATGGTTGCTGCTGGATTCTCAGTATACTTGATCGTACCAATCATTCTATTGTTGGCAGCTATTCAAGTAGTTCTACAACTTTATTACTTCATGCATATGAGTGGTAAAGGACACGGGATGGTCGCGTTCTTTATGTTCTCAGGTATGTTCGTGGCTTTCATCACGGTTTTAACATTTGTTACAATCATTTGGTGGTAG
- a CDS encoding cytochrome (ubi)quinol oxidase subunit III translates to MDINQKYTPQSWPDHPETATLEGKNKFIGFWLLLAAETVTFASLFATYLALKDKGPSGMEFSAAELFELPLVFAMTMILLTSSLTSVYAMYHMKNYNFKAMQAWLAITVLLGLTFLGLEIYEFNHYVHIGFGYTNSAFSSAFFTLVGTHGAHVLFGLSWFIALMLRNAKRGLNMYNAPKFYLASLYWHFIDVVWVFIFTVVYLMGVIG, encoded by the coding sequence ATGGACATTAATCAAAAATATACTCCTCAATCTTGGCCAGATCATCCTGAGACGGCTACGTTGGAAGGAAAAAATAAGTTTATTGGTTTCTGGTTGCTTCTAGCTGCAGAAACAGTAACATTTGCTTCACTTTTTGCAACGTACTTGGCATTAAAAGATAAAGGACCAAGCGGCATGGAATTTTCTGCCGCTGAACTTTTTGAACTACCTTTAGTTTTTGCAATGACGATGATTCTTTTAACTTCTTCATTGACAAGTGTTTACGCAATGTATCATATGAAAAACTATAATTTTAAAGCCATGCAAGCTTGGCTAGCCATTACTGTTTTGCTTGGCTTAACTTTCTTAGGACTAGAGATTTATGAGTTTAATCACTATGTCCACATTGGATTTGGTTATACGAACAGTGCATTTAGTTCCGCATTCTTTACACTTGTTGGAACGCACGGTGCTCACGTATTGTTTGGACTTAGCTGGTTTATTGCTTTAATGCTTCGTAACGCAAAACGCGGACTGAATATGTATAACGCACCAAAATTCTATCTTGCTTCTTTATACTGGCATTTTATTGACGTAGTTTGGGTATTCATCTTTACTGTCGTCTATTTGATGGGAGTGATCGGATAA
- a CDS encoding cytochrome c oxidase subunit I, whose protein sequence is MSSIAQKKGFGATIWDFMTTVDHKKIAILYLMSGGFFFLVGGIEAMLIRIQLVKAGNDFLSAGTFNEVITMHGTTMIFLASMPILLAFMNAVMPLQIGARDVAFPFLNSLGFWLFFFGGIFLNLSWFMGGAPDAGWTNYASLALASEGHGIDFYTLGLTISGFGTLIAGINFLVTIINMRAPGMTYMRMPLFTWTTFVASALILLAFPPLTVGLFFMVFDRLFGASFFAVEMGGNTIIWEHLFWIFGHPEVYILILPAFGIFSEIFAIFSRKRLFGYTALVFATILIGFYGFMVWAHHMFTVGLGPTANAVFALATMIIAVPTGIKIFNWLLTIWGGNISFSVPMIYAVAFIPTFVAGGVTGVMQAIAPLDYQLHDSYFIVAHFHYVIVGGVVLAILAGTHLYWPKMFGTMLSEKLGKWTFWFFFLGFHLTFFIQHFLGLMGMPRRVYTFGADQGWDLFNAISSSGAILMATGIIILLVNVVMTIVKNERIGNDPWGDGRTLEWAIPSPPPFYNFAQTPLVRGLDTYWIEKMDGNKKGMIFAEPLGDIHMPNGSIIPFVISLGMFIASFGALYFMDGKPWALAVLIGGLTLMFASMLVRSLKDDLGFHITKAELLEDAKGGNTDGH, encoded by the coding sequence GTGAGTTCTATTGCTCAGAAAAAGGGCTTCGGCGCTACAATATGGGACTTCATGACAACGGTCGACCATAAGAAAATTGCAATTCTGTATCTCATGTCAGGAGGTTTCTTCTTCCTAGTCGGTGGTATTGAAGCAATGTTGATCCGTATCCAGTTAGTTAAAGCAGGGAATGATTTCCTAAGTGCTGGAACATTTAACGAAGTTATAACAATGCACGGTACGACGATGATTTTCTTGGCATCAATGCCGATATTATTAGCTTTCATGAACGCTGTTATGCCATTGCAAATTGGCGCACGTGATGTAGCTTTTCCATTCTTAAACTCACTTGGATTTTGGTTATTCTTCTTTGGTGGAATTTTCTTAAACCTATCTTGGTTTATGGGTGGTGCACCAGATGCAGGTTGGACGAACTATGCTTCGTTAGCACTTGCATCAGAAGGTCATGGTATTGATTTTTATACACTAGGATTAACGATATCTGGTTTCGGTACATTGATCGCAGGGATTAACTTCCTTGTAACAATTATTAATATGCGTGCGCCAGGTATGACTTACATGAGAATGCCGTTGTTCACGTGGACAACTTTTGTTGCTTCCGCTTTAATCTTACTAGCATTCCCACCACTTACTGTAGGACTTTTCTTCATGGTCTTTGATCGTTTGTTTGGTGCAAGTTTCTTTGCAGTTGAAATGGGCGGTAACACGATTATTTGGGAACATTTATTCTGGATTTTTGGTCACCCAGAAGTTTACATTTTGATTTTGCCAGCTTTCGGTATTTTCTCTGAAATCTTTGCAATCTTCTCTCGTAAACGTCTTTTCGGATACACTGCACTTGTTTTCGCTACAATCCTAATCGGGTTTTACGGATTCATGGTTTGGGCTCACCATATGTTCACAGTCGGCTTAGGGCCAACAGCTAACGCAGTATTTGCTTTAGCAACAATGATTATTGCTGTTCCAACAGGTATTAAAATCTTTAACTGGCTATTAACTATTTGGGGCGGGAACATCTCGTTCTCAGTACCGATGATTTATGCTGTAGCTTTCATTCCTACATTCGTAGCGGGTGGGGTAACAGGGGTTATGCAAGCAATCGCGCCTTTGGATTACCAATTGCATGATTCTTACTTTATCGTAGCTCACTTCCATTACGTTATTGTCGGTGGTGTGGTATTGGCAATTTTAGCAGGTACACATTTATACTGGCCAAAAATGTTTGGAACGATGCTTAGCGAAAAATTAGGGAAATGGACATTCTGGTTCTTTTTCCTTGGATTCCATTTAACGTTCTTTATTCAGCATTTCTTGGGCTTAATGGGTATGCCACGTCGAGTTTACACGTTCGGAGCTGACCAAGGTTGGGATCTATTCAACGCAATCAGTTCGTCTGGTGCCATATTAATGGCGACGGGTATCATTATTCTTCTTGTAAACGTTGTAATGACGATCGTTAAAAACGAGCGTATTGGCAACGATCCATGGGGCGATGGCCGTACATTAGAATGGGCAATTCCATCTCCACCACCATTTTATAACTTTGCACAAACTCCATTAGTTCGTGGTCTTGACACTTACTGGATCGAAAAAATGGATGGCAACAAAAAAGGTATGATTTTCGCTGAACCTCTTGGCGATATTCACATGCCCAATGGTTCTATTATTCCTTTCGTAATTTCATTAGGGATGTTTATCGCATCATTTGGCGCTTTGTACTTCATGGACGGTAAGCCTTGGGCGTTAGCAGTATTAATTGGCGGGTTGACATTAATGTTCGCTTCGATGTTAGTACGTTCGTTGAAAGATGACTTAGGCTTCCATATTACAAAAGCAGAATTACTAGAAGATGCGAAAGGAGGCAACACAGATGGACATTAA
- the coxB gene encoding cytochrome c oxidase subunit II translates to MMKGIKKWRLFALMSMLLVFLAGCGREEISTLIPAGRVAQDQFNLLILSSVIMTFVIIVVLIIFILAIVKFRRSKVGEDMIPEQVEGSAKLEFIWTAIPIVLLLILAVPTVYSTFDLADVSTMDVEAEDGNSSHLTVNVTGKLYWWEFEYPEQGIVTAQELVVPTNERVYFNLISADIKHSFWIPSIGGKLDVNPENVNTFYLEFDKESSELEDGVFYGKCAELCGPSHALMDFKVKSVDREEFDQWVTAMQSEEPAAVEGALAQQGEELFGQDGLSCISCHATSGLGQGNLMAGPNLATFGDRNRVAGYLEHNEENLKNWISDPQEYKPGNLMPDVATLNNGEKLSDQELDALAAYLMGLTVEE, encoded by the coding sequence ATGATGAAAGGAATTAAAAAATGGCGACTTTTCGCATTGATGTCCATGTTATTGGTATTTCTTGCAGGATGTGGACGCGAAGAGATTTCGACATTAATACCAGCAGGTAGAGTAGCTCAAGATCAATTTAACTTGTTGATTTTATCATCAGTTATAATGACGTTTGTAATCATTGTTGTATTGATTATATTTATTTTAGCTATTGTTAAATTCCGCCGTTCAAAAGTGGGAGAAGACATGATTCCTGAACAAGTTGAAGGAAGTGCGAAATTAGAATTTATTTGGACAGCGATTCCGATTGTCCTTCTATTAATCCTTGCAGTTCCAACAGTTTATTCAACATTTGATTTGGCTGATGTTTCAACAATGGACGTCGAAGCGGAAGATGGCAATTCTTCTCATCTAACAGTAAACGTAACTGGTAAACTTTACTGGTGGGAATTTGAATATCCTGAACAAGGCATTGTAACTGCTCAAGAGTTGGTTGTACCAACAAACGAACGCGTATACTTTAACTTGATTTCAGCGGATATTAAACACTCATTCTGGATTCCATCTATTGGTGGGAAATTGGATGTAAACCCTGAAAACGTCAATACGTTCTATTTAGAGTTTGACAAAGAGTCTTCAGAACTTGAAGATGGGGTGTTTTATGGTAAATGTGCTGAGCTTTGTGGACCTTCTCACGCATTAATGGATTTCAAAGTGAAATCAGTTGATCGTGAAGAGTTTGATCAATGGGTAACAGCAATGCAATCAGAAGAACCAGCTGCAGTTGAAGGAGCTCTTGCTCAACAAGGCGAAGAATTGTTTGGTCAAGATGGGTTAAGCTGTATCTCTTGTCACGCAACTTCTGGTTTAGGCCAAGGTAATCTTATGGCTGGACCAAACTTAGCAACATTCGGTGACCGTAACCGCGTTGCTGGATACTTAGAGCACAATGAAGAAAATCTTAAAAATTGGATTTCAGATCCACAAGAATACAAACCTGGTAACTTAATGCCTGATGTAGCTACATTAAACAATGGCGAAAAATTATCAGATCAAGAACTTGATGCTCTTGCAGCTTATTTAATGGGCTTAACGGTAGAAGAGTAG
- the cyoE gene encoding heme o synthase, translating to MSNGRAMSADAHEEPEASTFLKDFLALIKIGIVNSNLITVFTGLWLAFQFSDRHFLNELDILVYTIFGSALIIAGSAAMNNYIDTDIDPLMESKKGRPTVTGRFKPSAVFALAISFIVIGEIFLFSASVSAGILGIAGVLAYVVLYSMWSKRRYVSNTIVGSISGAVPPLIGWAAVEPTLGVGAWALFLIMFIWQPPHFYALAMKRTEEYRAANIPMLPVIKGFHRTKKSMLAWVVMLFPLPFLLMELGTGFIILATLLNIGWLVLAIRGFKATDDLKWAKTMFIYSLNYMTILFVSMIIFAVFI from the coding sequence ATGTCAAATGGCCGGGCAATGTCTGCAGATGCACACGAAGAACCGGAAGCGTCAACATTTCTTAAAGACTTTTTGGCACTTATCAAGATTGGAATTGTCAATTCTAATTTAATTACAGTCTTTACAGGTTTGTGGCTCGCATTTCAGTTTTCCGACAGACATTTTCTTAATGAGCTGGATATCCTTGTCTACACCATTTTCGGTTCAGCGCTGATTATTGCAGGATCTGCAGCGATGAATAACTATATTGATACGGATATAGATCCTTTAATGGAAAGTAAGAAAGGGCGTCCTACAGTAACAGGAAGATTCAAGCCATCAGCTGTCTTTGCACTAGCTATTTCTTTCATCGTTATAGGCGAAATATTTTTGTTCTCCGCTTCTGTATCGGCTGGTATTTTAGGAATTGCCGGAGTTTTAGCTTATGTCGTTTTATATTCCATGTGGTCAAAAAGACGTTACGTCAGCAATACGATTGTTGGAAGCATCTCTGGTGCGGTACCACCACTAATCGGATGGGCTGCAGTGGAACCGACACTTGGAGTGGGTGCTTGGGCATTATTCTTGATTATGTTCATTTGGCAGCCACCGCATTTTTATGCCTTGGCTATGAAACGAACAGAAGAATATCGTGCAGCGAATATTCCTATGCTACCGGTAATAAAAGGTTTTCACCGAACAAAGAAATCGATGCTTGCATGGGTTGTAATGCTTTTCCCTCTGCCATTTCTATTAATGGAACTTGGGACAGGCTTTATCATCTTAGCTACACTTTTAAATATCGGGTGGCTAGTATTGGCGATTCGAGGATTTAAAGCGACAGATGATTTGAAATGGGCGAAGACAATGTTTATCTATTCATTGAACTATATGACCATTCTATTTGTTTCGATGATCATTTTTGCAGTTTTCATCTAA
- a CDS encoding COX15/CtaA family protein, translated as MQQNRYIKWFAVAATIGMLLILLGGALVTKTDSGMGCGRNWPDCNGKLIPDNITTEVLIEFSHRLVTGVVGILIVILAVWAWRKFGHVRETKFLAVMAVFFLVLQALIGAAQVLWGQGDFILALHFGISLLSFASILLLTLLIFEVDRKFDADRVQIGKKLRFHTIGVALYSYIVVYTGALVRHTNSSLICSDWPLCRNDTFAFPSNMYEWVQMGHRAAAGLIVVWLGYIAWHAIKHYKDQRVIYWGWTIAFIIVLLQATTGMLVVLTKLNLVVALLHSLLISMLFGLLCYMVLLVSRSRIKDSSK; from the coding sequence TTGCAGCAAAATAGATATATAAAATGGTTTGCCGTTGCGGCTACTATCGGCATGTTGTTAATCCTTCTCGGCGGCGCACTTGTCACTAAAACCGATAGCGGTATGGGTTGTGGGCGGAATTGGCCAGATTGTAATGGCAAACTAATTCCAGACAACATTACAACTGAAGTATTAATCGAATTTTCTCACCGCCTTGTTACTGGGGTTGTTGGAATATTAATCGTAATCTTAGCTGTATGGGCTTGGAGAAAATTTGGACATGTTCGAGAAACAAAATTTCTTGCGGTTATGGCTGTTTTCTTTTTAGTTTTGCAGGCGTTAATTGGTGCAGCCCAGGTGCTTTGGGGACAAGGTGATTTTATCCTCGCACTCCATTTTGGAATTTCCTTATTATCATTTGCCTCTATCTTGTTATTAACACTTCTAATTTTTGAAGTTGACCGAAAGTTTGATGCAGACCGAGTGCAAATTGGCAAAAAACTGCGTTTCCACACAATTGGAGTCGCTTTATATTCTTACATCGTAGTTTATACGGGCGCTTTAGTTCGCCATACGAATTCTAGCCTTATTTGTTCTGATTGGCCTTTGTGCCGAAATGATACTTTTGCATTCCCAAGCAATATGTACGAATGGGTCCAAATGGGTCATCGTGCAGCAGCTGGTTTGATCGTTGTTTGGCTAGGGTACATTGCTTGGCACGCGATTAAACATTATAAAGATCAACGTGTAATTTATTGGGGTTGGACAATTGCTTTTATCATCGTTCTTCTTCAAGCAACAACGGGTATGCTTGTAGTCTTGACGAAACTAAACTTAGTTGTCGCGCTACTTCATTCATTATTGATTTCAATGCTTTTCGGCTTATTATGCTATATGGTGTTATTAGTATCGCGAAGTCGAATTAAAGATAGTTCTAAATAA
- the pyc gene encoding pyruvate carboxylase, with product MKKIDKILVANRGEIAIRIFRACTELKIQTVAIYSQEDSGSFHRYKADESYLVGKGKKPIDAYLDIEDIIRIAKDSNVDAIHPGYGFLSENVHFARRCEEEDIIFIGPTSKHLDMFGDKVKARTQAIAAGIPVIPGTDGPVESLEEVEEFSKTAGFPLMIKASLGGGGRGMRIVRSQEELASSYERAKSEAKAAFGSDEMYVEKFVEKPKHIEVQILGDSEGNVIHLYERDCSIQRRHQKVVEIAPSNSISNELRNEICDAAVKLMKNIDYINAGTVEFLVANDEFYFIEVNPRIQVEHTITEMITGIDIVHAQIHIARGHMIHSEEVGIPQQSEIPLFGFAIQSRVTTEDPLNDFMPDAGKLMVYRSGGGFGVRLDAGNGFQGAIISPYYDSLLVKVSTWALTFKEAAAKMDRNLQEFRIRGIKTNIPFLENVVKHKNFIKGEFDTSFIDTTPELFIFPVRQDRGTKLLSYIGNVTVNGFPGIEKKNKPIHTAPRKPEVDLLAPAPNGTKQIFDSQGADGLTKWIHEQKDVLITDTTFRDAHQSLLATRVRSHDLFEIAKETARLQHDLFSLEMWGGATFDVSYRFLKEDPWERLIKLRKDIPNVLFQMLFRGANAVGYKNYPDNVIREFVRKSGDAGIDVFRIFDSLNWIKGMEVAIDEVRQSGKIAEAAICYTGDILDPSRDKYTVQYYKDMAKELEAAGAHILAIKDMAGLLKPEAAYRLVSELKDTVSLPIHLHTHDTSGNGIYMYSKAIEAGVDIVDTALGSMAGLTSQPSASSLHYAMSGGNREIRSDVKNLEKMSHYWEDVRKYYVDFESGMNSPHSEIYEHEMPGGQYSNLQQQAKAVGLGLRWEEVKSMYSRVNMLFGDVVKVTPSSKVVGDMALFMVQNELDEETVISRGKTIDFPESVIEFFEGYIGQPHGGFPEELQKVILKEREPITVRPGELLEPADFDEIKKTLYDKLERPLTSHEILAYALYPKVFDEYTATNIQFGNVSVLDTLTFLYGMRLGEEIEVEIEKGKTLMVKMVSIGEPQKDGTRIIYFELNGQPREVSIQDMTVEADSTAKPKANPTNESHIAATMPGTVLKVLTEKGAKVKRGDHLLVTEAMKMETTVQAPFDGTIQDIHVVASDGISTGDLLIEMEKK from the coding sequence GTGAAGAAGATTGACAAAATCTTGGTGGCCAACCGCGGAGAAATCGCTATTCGGATTTTCCGCGCTTGTACAGAACTGAAAATTCAAACAGTTGCAATTTATTCTCAAGAAGATAGTGGTTCATTTCACCGCTATAAGGCTGATGAATCCTATTTAGTAGGTAAGGGCAAAAAGCCGATCGATGCGTATTTGGATATTGAAGATATTATCCGTATTGCAAAAGATTCGAATGTAGATGCAATTCATCCAGGCTACGGCTTTTTATCGGAAAACGTGCATTTTGCAAGACGTTGTGAAGAAGAAGATATCATCTTTATCGGTCCTACTTCAAAACACTTGGATATGTTCGGTGACAAAGTTAAAGCTCGTACTCAAGCAATTGCCGCTGGTATACCAGTTATTCCAGGTACAGACGGCCCAGTTGAGTCTTTAGAGGAAGTTGAAGAATTCAGTAAAACAGCAGGTTTTCCATTAATGATTAAAGCATCTCTTGGCGGCGGAGGCCGCGGAATGCGTATTGTCAGATCTCAAGAAGAATTAGCATCCTCTTACGAACGTGCAAAATCTGAAGCAAAAGCAGCTTTTGGTTCAGATGAAATGTATGTCGAAAAATTCGTTGAAAAACCTAAACACATTGAAGTTCAAATTTTAGGCGATTCAGAAGGTAACGTCATTCATTTGTATGAAAGAGATTGTTCAATTCAACGCCGTCATCAAAAGGTTGTAGAAATTGCTCCTTCTAACTCAATTAGTAACGAATTGCGCAACGAAATTTGTGATGCCGCAGTTAAATTAATGAAAAATATTGACTACATAAATGCCGGCACAGTCGAATTTCTTGTAGCGAACGATGAATTTTATTTTATTGAAGTAAATCCACGTATTCAAGTAGAGCACACCATTACAGAAATGATTACTGGAATCGATATTGTTCACGCACAAATCCATATTGCTAGAGGACATATGATTCACAGTGAAGAAGTAGGAATCCCCCAACAAAGTGAAATCCCATTATTTGGTTTCGCGATTCAATCCCGTGTAACTACGGAAGACCCATTAAATGATTTTATGCCGGATGCTGGAAAGCTGATGGTGTATCGTTCAGGCGGTGGATTTGGCGTACGTTTGGATGCAGGAAATGGTTTCCAAGGAGCAATAATCTCACCTTATTATGACTCACTATTAGTAAAAGTTTCGACTTGGGCATTAACGTTCAAGGAAGCTGCAGCTAAAATGGACCGTAATTTACAAGAATTCCGAATCCGTGGCATTAAAACAAATATTCCATTTTTAGAAAATGTGGTAAAACATAAGAACTTTATAAAAGGCGAATTTGATACAAGCTTTATCGATACAACACCAGAATTGTTTATATTCCCAGTGAGACAAGATCGTGGAACTAAGTTGTTGAGCTATATCGGTAACGTAACGGTCAACGGTTTCCCGGGCATTGAGAAGAAAAACAAACCAATCCATACAGCTCCGCGTAAACCAGAAGTGGATCTACTAGCTCCGGCACCAAACGGGACGAAGCAGATTTTCGACTCACAAGGAGCAGATGGATTAACTAAATGGATTCACGAACAAAAAGATGTATTGATCACGGATACTACATTCCGCGATGCGCACCAATCGTTGCTTGCTACACGTGTTCGCTCGCATGATTTGTTTGAAATTGCGAAAGAAACTGCCCGTTTGCAACACGATTTGTTTTCTCTTGAAATGTGGGGAGGCGCCACTTTTGACGTATCTTACAGATTCTTAAAAGAAGACCCTTGGGAGCGTTTGATCAAACTTCGTAAAGATATTCCGAATGTCTTGTTCCAGATGTTGTTCCGTGGTGCAAATGCAGTAGGCTATAAAAATTACCCAGACAATGTAATTCGTGAATTTGTTCGTAAATCGGGAGATGCAGGAATCGATGTTTTCCGCATATTCGATAGTTTAAACTGGATCAAAGGTATGGAAGTGGCGATTGATGAAGTTCGTCAATCTGGCAAAATTGCAGAAGCTGCGATTTGTTACACAGGAGATATTTTAGATCCGAGTCGAGACAAATACACGGTGCAATACTATAAAGATATGGCAAAAGAATTAGAAGCAGCAGGTGCCCATATTTTAGCGATTAAAGACATGGCTGGTCTGTTAAAACCAGAAGCGGCCTATCGTTTAGTCTCTGAACTTAAAGATACTGTGTCATTGCCAATTCATCTTCATACACACGATACAAGTGGTAACGGGATTTATATGTATTCGAAAGCAATTGAAGCTGGAGTTGATATCGTTGATACAGCTCTTGGGTCGATGGCAGGACTTACATCACAACCAAGTGCAAGTTCGCTTCATTACGCGATGAGCGGTGGTAACCGTGAAATTCGATCAGATGTGAAAAATCTCGAAAAAATGTCTCATTATTGGGAAGATGTTCGTAAGTACTATGTTGATTTTGAAAGCGGCATGAATAGCCCGCATTCAGAGATTTATGAACATGAAATGCCAGGCGGACAGTACAGCAATCTCCAGCAACAAGCAAAAGCTGTAGGGTTAGGGTTGCGTTGGGAAGAAGTTAAATCGATGTATTCTCGCGTTAACATGCTATTCGGAGATGTTGTAAAAGTAACACCTTCTTCAAAAGTAGTAGGAGACATGGCACTGTTCATGGTGCAAAACGAGCTAGATGAAGAAACGGTAATTTCTCGTGGGAAAACAATTGACTTCCCAGAATCAGTTATCGAATTCTTTGAAGGCTATATTGGCCAACCACATGGTGGATTCCCAGAAGAGTTGCAGAAAGTCATCTTGAAAGAACGTGAGCCAATTACCGTTCGTCCAGGTGAACTTTTAGAACCAGCAGATTTCGATGAAATTAAAAAGACTTTATACGACAAATTAGAACGTCCTTTAACAAGCCATGAAATTTTAGCTTATGCCCTATATCCGAAAGTATTCGATGAATACACAGCGACCAATATTCAATTTGGGAATGTGTCCGTTCTAGATACATTGACATTCTTATACGGTATGAGATTAGGCGAAGAAATCGAAGTGGAAATTGAAAAAGGGAAAACTTTGATGGTTAAGATGGTGTCTATTGGCGAACCGCAAAAAGACGGAACGCGCATCATTTACTTTGAGTTAAACGGTCAACCTCGTGAAGTTAGCATTCAAGATATGACAGTAGAAGCGGATAGCACAGCAAAACCAAAAGCTAATCCGACAAACGAAAGTCATATAGCGGCGACGATGCCAGGGACTGTTTTAAAAGTGCTCACAGAAAAAGGAGCCAAAGTAAAACGTGGCGATCATTTACTTGTGACTGAAGCCATGAAAATGGAAACAACTGTTCAAGCACCGTTTGATGGAACGATTCAAGACATTCATGTAGTTGCCAGTGATGGCATTTCCACAGGCGATCTATTGATCGAAATGGAGAAAAAATAA
- a CDS encoding FtsW/RodA/SpoVE family cell cycle protein, protein MKSYIKKYAKYFDYPLFFTYLALTIFGLIMIYSSSMAWSVNYYGSEPDRFYIQQLINLAIAFPVFAMAAVFPYKHFKKRWMMKTILIVIFTGLIAVHFIGFAAGGAKSWISLGFANIQPSEVAKVGIILYLSGVFANKYKNGTINKLNESIIPPVIILTLVLFSVFLEPDLGSMLIIGAVGLSVMSASGVRLKPFIRLSAVFVAAASMIIIPFMIFAGDRIFTEKRLGRLDAFFNPFSDELGFGFQIVNGYLAIGSGGLSGLGLGQSIQKLGYLPEPHTDFIMSVIAEELGVLGVVFVLGGLGFVVLRGLWIAMTTHDPLARMLAAGVASMIGIQSFVNLGGLTGIIPLTGVTLPFISYGGTSVILLSLSMGVLMNVSMFNKYEKSKK, encoded by the coding sequence ATGAAATCTTACATCAAGAAGTACGCAAAATACTTTGACTATCCTTTATTTTTTACTTATTTAGCTTTAACGATATTCGGACTAATTATGATTTACAGCTCTAGTATGGCTTGGTCGGTCAATTATTATGGATCTGAGCCTGATCGATTCTACATACAACAATTGATAAACTTAGCAATTGCATTTCCAGTTTTTGCGATGGCAGCCGTTTTCCCGTATAAACATTTTAAAAAGCGCTGGATGATGAAAACCATCTTAATCGTTATCTTTACCGGGTTGATCGCGGTTCATTTTATCGGTTTTGCAGCTGGGGGCGCGAAAAGTTGGATTAGCTTAGGGTTTGCGAATATCCAACCGTCTGAAGTGGCGAAGGTCGGAATAATTCTTTACTTATCTGGCGTGTTTGCTAACAAATACAAAAATGGTACTATAAATAAATTAAACGAGTCTATTATACCTCCCGTTATTATTTTAACGCTTGTATTATTTTCAGTATTTCTGGAACCCGATCTTGGCTCCATGTTGATTATTGGAGCAGTCGGCTTATCGGTCATGTCGGCAAGTGGGGTTCGTTTAAAACCATTTATTCGACTTTCTGCAGTATTCGTAGCAGCAGCTTCCATGATCATTATTCCTTTTATGATTTTTGCTGGTGATCGAATTTTTACTGAAAAACGTCTAGGTCGATTAGATGCTTTCTTTAATCCGTTTTCTGATGAATTGGGATTTGGTTTTCAAATCGTTAATGGCTATTTAGCAATTGGCTCTGGTGGACTAAGTGGATTGGGACTTGGACAATCGATTCAAAAGCTGGGATACCTTCCAGAACCGCATACTGACTTTATCATGTCAGTGATAGCTGAAGAGCTAGGGGTATTGGGTGTGGTTTTTGTTTTAGGTGGTTTAGGGTTTGTTGTTTTGCGTGGGCTTTGGATTGCTATGACGACTCATGATCCTTTAGCTAGAATGCTTGCAGCAGGTGTTGCAAGCATGATTGGAATTCAATCTTTTGTGAATTTAGGCGGCTTAACTGGGATTATTCCATTAACTGGAGTAACACTTCCTTTTATCAGCTATGGCGGAACTTCTGTAATTTTGTTATCTTTATCTATGGGAGTATTAATGAATGTTTCCATGTTCAACAAATACGAAAAATCGAAAAAGTAA
- a CDS encoding YlaN family protein, producing the protein MEHTEEQTYHLKALELLKADAEKIEQLIKVQMDHLTLPSCPLYEEVLDTQMFGLSREIDFAVKLGLIEREAGKNLMDTLEKKLSILHDAYTNK; encoded by the coding sequence ATGGAACATACAGAAGAACAAACATACCATTTGAAGGCTTTAGAACTCCTCAAAGCGGATGCAGAGAAAATCGAACAATTAATCAAGGTGCAAATGGATCACTTAACGTTACCATCTTGTCCTTTATATGAAGAGGTGCTGGACACCCAAATGTTCGGTCTATCACGCGAAATTGATTTTGCGGTTAAGCTAGGGCTAATCGAACGTGAGGCTGGAAAAAATTTAATGGATACGCTAGAAAAGAAACTTTCGATTCTTCACGATGCGTATACAAATAAATGA